The window ACGAGCGCGCCCACGCCATCACGGGCTGGCTCGGCGCCGACGCGTACGAACTGGAGCCGCACACCGCGTCCTTCAAACCGGACCGGCCCGGGCTGGTGGTGGTGTGCACCGACGGTCTGTGGAACTACGCGGAGGCCGCGGCGGAGATGGCGGCGGCCCTGCCGCCCGACGCCCACGAACGGCCGCTGCACGGTGCCCAGGTGCTGGTGGGTCACGCGCTCGACGGCGGGGGCCACGACAACGTAACAGTGGCGCTGCTGCCGTTCGCCGTGGTGCCCGCGGGGGCAGGATCCGCCTAGCCACGTCCGGTCCGCCCGGTGGGTCCGGTGATCCGTCCTGCCCTACGCCCTTAACGTCCCACGTCCTGAACCCGGCCCGCGCGATCGTCACCGACCGACCTACGTGGAGCCTCAAGGAGCCGATCAGATGGCCAACTTCTCCAAGTCGAACGTGCCGCAGTTCTCCGTCGAGGTGTACCAGAACGCCTACCTGCCCGAGGGCGGGCGCGAGGTCAACGCCATCGTGACCGTCACGTCCACGGGCGGGGGGACGACCGGCGGCGTGCCGCTGGGCGGCGCGGTACCGGCGCCGAGGGACTCGGCCGGGGCGGGGGCCGGCGCCGCCGTGGTGCTCATGGTGGACTGCTCGGGGTCGATGGACCACCCGCCGACGAAGATGCGCAACGCGCGCGACGCGACCGCGGCGGCGATCGACACCCTGCGCGACGGCACCCGCTTCGCCGTGATCGCGGGCACCCACGTCGCCAAGGACGTCTACCCGGGCGGCGGACGGCTGGCGACCGCGTCCGCGACGGCCAAGGCCGAGGCCAAGGAGGCCCTGCGCCGGCTGAGCGCGGGGGGCGGGACGGCTGTCGGGACCTGGCTGCGGCTCGCGGACCGGCTGCTCGCGTCGGCCGACGCCGGTATCCGGCACGGCATCCTCCTCACCGACGGCCGCAACGAGCACGAGTCCCCGGAGGACCTGCGGGCCGCCCTGGACTCCTGCGCGGGCCGCTTCACCTGCGACGCGAGAGGTGTGGGCACCGACTGGGAGGTGAAAGAGGTCACAGCGATCGCCTCCGCCCTGCTCGGCACGGCGGACATCGTCGCCGATCCCTCGGGCCTCGCGGGCGACTTCACGCGGATGATGGAGAACGCGATGGGCAAGGAGGTCGCGGACGTCGCACTGCGGCTCTGGACACCCGTCGGCGTGGAGATCGCGTTCGTCAAGCAGGTCGCGCCCACGGTCGCCGATCTGACCGGCCGCCGGACCGCGGCCGGGCCGCGCGCGGGGGACTACCCGACCGGTTCCTGGGGCGACGAATCCCGCGACTACCACGTGTGCGTGAGGGTTCCGGAGGCCGGGATCGGCCAGGAGATGCTGGCCGCGAGGGTCTCACTGATCCTGCCGCCACCGTCGGACGGTGGCACC is drawn from Streptomyces sp. NBC_00178 and contains these coding sequences:
- a CDS encoding vWA domain-containing protein, translated to MANFSKSNVPQFSVEVYQNAYLPEGGREVNAIVTVTSTGGGTTGGVPLGGAVPAPRDSAGAGAGAAVVLMVDCSGSMDHPPTKMRNARDATAAAIDTLRDGTRFAVIAGTHVAKDVYPGGGRLATASATAKAEAKEALRRLSAGGGTAVGTWLRLADRLLASADAGIRHGILLTDGRNEHESPEDLRAALDSCAGRFTCDARGVGTDWEVKEVTAIASALLGTADIVADPSGLAGDFTRMMENAMGKEVADVALRLWTPVGVEIAFVKQVAPTVADLTGRRTAAGPRAGDYPTGSWGDESRDYHVCVRVPEAGIGQEMLAARVSLILPPPSDGGTPQTLSQGLVRAVWTDDMAASTSINPQVAHYTGQAELAQVIQQGLDARKSGDFDGATAKLGRAVQLASASGNADTAKLLSKVVDVVDAATGTVRLKARVAEADEMTLETRSTKTVRVKK